CCAAGATTGAGAATATTAAATTGGGTAACCCTAATTCCAATGCAAAGCGTGGCCAAGAGTTTATTTATTCATGTCCTCCTATTTCCAAGGAGAAGGTAAACTCTAATTTTTTTTCCAATCGTCGTGGGGCAAAGGGTAATGATAATTCGTCATGCAATGATGTGGGTCCAGATAACACAATTGGGCCTGAGATTGGGTCTCCTGGCTGCTTTAAGTATGGGCCCAATAATGATACCAATGTTTGCACTAACTGTATTCAGTCCAGTGGTAACAATGTTGGGCCAAATCATATTTCTGGGCCCAATACCTTCGTGGATGGTAATCCAACAGACTTTTGTGGTGGGCACACTTCGTGTGGTTACAAAAGGGGAGGAGGTGAGGTTCGTAATAAAAGAACTAAAGGTAGCTGTAAAACCAAAACCTTTGAGATTTCGTACTGTAGCAACTGTTATCTGACTGTAATGCACAATTGCAAAGCGTCATCAAGGATCATGCGATTAAAATCAATGGCACGTAACAAGGGTAAGAGGGGCAAGACGGATAAGGTTCATTGCAGAAACTGTGACAAGAAACCTAGTGAGAAGGTCAGACGACAAAACAAGGACACCTCATCGTCTATGTCCATTAACAACGATGAATTGAAAAAGTATGGGGAGAAGATTGGCTTACGATGGCCATCCTCCGGGCCACAGTAAGCTTGTTTCCTTCCTTTCATTTCCTATTGTTTTTAATGCAGATTCTTTCTCTTAATGTTCGAGGGTTCGCGGTTAAGGGAAAATTTGGATGGGTGTGCAATATCTATATCAAGGAGAGACCTTCTATTGCGGTATTTCAAGAAACAAAATGCGGGTCGGTCAATGATAATTGGGTTCGAGCTTTATGGGGTGAGTCAAACTTCGGGTATGTTCAAAAGGAAGTCGTTGGGAAATCGGGGGGCCTCCTTTTAATTTGGGATTCGAATGTGTTTGATGTCATTGAGTCATGGGGGTGTGAATTTTTTCTAGCTATAAGGGGTATATGGTCTAGGTCGGGGATTGAATCAATCATTGTTAATATTTATGTCCCTCATAACGATCGTGAAAAGATTGAGATGTGGGATTTGTTAGACAAGCTCATCAATAGCATTGATTCAAGTTGGCTTTTGGTTGGTGACTTTAATGAGGTTAGGGCCCCCACGGACCGTCAAAACTCACAATTTCACCAATATAGGGCGGATAGGTTCAATGAATTCATTAATAGGAACCGTTTGATCGAGATTGGGATAAGTGAGAGGAAATTCACAAGGATTAGTGATGATGGATTGAAGTTTAGCAAGCTCGATAGATTCTTGGTCTCGGATAATTTTCATAGTCTTTGGGATGATCTTTCGGTAATTGCTTTAGACCGTCACCTATCGGATCATTGTCCCTTAATGTTACGGGACAAAGTTGTTGATTATGGTCCGAAACCTTTCAAAGTCTTTGAAGAGTGGTTCAATTGTGTTGAGGTTGATAATATTATTTCGGTTACATGGAAAAAACCGGTTCATGGGTTAAGGAAAGATTGCATATTTAGAGATAGGCTAAAGAATGTGAAATCGGCATTGAGAGAGTGGAGCAAATCTAACTTTGGGGGTTTAGATAAAGAAATTAATGAGTTAAAAAAGGAGGCAATGGATTGGGAGATAAAAGCCGAGGCACGATCTCTTGGGGATTCGGACCGTAAAATATGGCTCGATTGTAGGCGCCGGTGGATTGATAAAGAAAGGGTTAAGTCGAACATGCTTAAGCAAAAGGCAAGAATCAAATGGATTCTCGAGGGTGATGAAAACTCGAAGTTCTTTCATGCTTCTATTCGGAGGAGATATAATAAATGCAATATCCGTGGTTTGAATATTAATGGGGTTTGGGTTGAGGATCCAATCTTGGTTAAAAACGCGGTTTTTGAGTATTACTAAAAGATTTTTAGCAGTAACTGTGCAAACAGGCCTAAAATGCCGATGGCTGATGTTAATAAACTGTATGATCGTGCAGACCCTACTGCTTCGGCTACTGATTATCTCGCAAGATCAGTTGGGCCATCTCCTTTGTCCACTGGGCCTGATCAGTTTTTTTTTAGGCATGATCTGCGTGAAATGGGTGTTAATCAGCCTGCTGCTTCCTTCTGTCGCACGATCAGTGAAAATGAGGCCTTGGAACTGGAATGTAGGTTTTGTGAAGAAGAGATTTGGGATGCGTTAAAAGAGTGTGCAAGTAATAAAGCTCCTGGCCTGGACGGATTCAACATGAGTTTTTTTAAAAAGTTTTGGGCAACGATTCGTGAAGATTTAATCGAGGCAATAAATTATTTTTGGCAAACAGGAGAGATATCTTCCTGgtgtaatgaaaggacccgtcctaatccacctggacgaagtcatcaacatttggtcccattgcgataattggctccaagtaatgtccttatattgagcaaatgcacagcggaagacttaattcgtacctgagaataaacatgttttaaagtgtcaaccaaaaggttggtgagttcataggtttatcataacaatcatttcaatatgttaatagaccacaagatttcataatcataaacataatacactcgcaagtgtatgtaaagcattctaagtggttgagtacttggtaaccatacttaacacttaatcaacgtcgtatattccctttattatgaaatctcactacaccgtaccaagtgtagtcaccaaaacgaagtactgtgcaaccgttgaatactggtcgtccagtccggttggggttgtcaggcccgatagatctatcaacaggattcgcgtttacaatacccatgtaaatagtagttaccaagctacagggaaatatgccagtggtacaactcaacgtagaatatatttttaagtatttgtgtctattttgtaaacatttataaaagcagcgcatgtattctcagcccaaaaatatatattgcaaaagaaattaaaaagggagcaaatgaaactcacttttgccttgaaggtatttaattcgacttggtctccgatagatatcacgaacctaaccatatatataatatctcaacatattttctttttaagtaatcgttacatatatatatacttttaatacttttaatattttcttagtccgtagttagcagttcgatgttagtggtccacaattagttgcttaaataaaataaataaagaccccatcgtattcgtattgatcagaattaatctcgacccatggtaccatgttgtcaaatgacgtgttgcgtacataaagtaccgtgttgtcaaatgacgtgttgcgtacaatcatgaggtcttatgattaatcttctcgtgttgtttacgggtggtcctgaaatatataaaatcaaatcataagtaattatatataaaatatcatattaattagaaaagatatgattaatttactttttctccaaatattttcgtagctaaactagcttcggatacccaatcttgttttagtcgtagtttcttcattacaactccgtttttgttggttcaacttgccacttccttggaacgagtcaaattttaagaatatgaactgaaaataccttagtttttattcaaaatcataggttataggtcaaactttggtgaaacttatgaaagtgattattttccatcataaaaacaacatttaatgatcatttttctaaaaatacttacactttgagttaaaccatgaaatttttatgtgttaacatattcataagaaatatcatttttccagaacatgaacttccaattcaaagttcaagttggtttttaattatccaacccaaaacagcccccggttgcactccgacgacgtagattcagtttttaagatgttctttgtaaaaccaagttatatcttgttaggttagcatatcattatgatatattacaggtcttgaagtgttttaaaagtcaagttagaaggatctatttagtttgcgaacaagtttgaaatcattcaaactatgttcttgttgttaaaattttataccacaaaataagatagctatatgaatatgaattgaataagattatgaacaaggttactaccttaagttacttggacaaagttactgcaaaagataagaaataatcttggaatcaaagagtggtggagttagatcaaaaggttggaa
This genomic window from Rutidosis leptorrhynchoides isolate AG116_Rl617_1_P2 chromosome 2, CSIRO_AGI_Rlap_v1, whole genome shotgun sequence contains:
- the LOC139890365 gene encoding uncharacterized protein, translating into MQILSLNVRGFAVKGKFGWVCNIYIKERPSIAVFQETKCGSVNDNWVRALWGESNFGYVQKEVVGKSGGLLLIWDSNVFDVIESWGCEFFLAIRGIWSRSGIESIIVNIYVPHNDREKIEMWDLLDKLINSIDSSWLLVGDFNEVRAPTDRQNSQFHQYRADRFNEFINRNRLIEIGISERKFTRISDDGLKFSKLDRFLVSDNFHSLWDDLSVIALDRHLSDHCPLMLRDKVVDYGPKPFKVFEEWFNCVEVDNIISVTWKKPVHGLRKDCIFRDRLKNVKSALREWSKSNFGGLDKEINELKKEAMDWEIKAEARSLGDSDRKIWLDCRRRWIDKERVKSNMLKQKARIKWILEGDENSKFFHASIRRRYNKCNIRGLNINGVWVEDPILVKNAVFEYY